A DNA window from Acropora palmata chromosome 12, jaAcrPala1.3, whole genome shotgun sequence contains the following coding sequences:
- the LOC141860979 gene encoding uncharacterized protein LOC141860979 — protein sequence MTSSGQAWTLIARFSNKDAKNWMEDSGKWWYDKSVGVGDLADPSVNADMLSPAFWLVRGSEVKITRSDDPQHTALLRTTGDCLTGKTFRAKITSYGNFRNGRVWASDDCQGNCKVRYGGQFKKTGGFAQATCDGSIQKATRVGFWCDWGHGDGAVLMIGGGGKDCQRADHGIAITEANQASFFSGEAGENDFGDGRPGARSKTYSLNLWIN from the coding sequence ATGACAAGTTCTGGCCAAGCTTGGACTCTCATTGCTCGGTTCTCAAACAAAGATGCCAAAAATTGGATGGAAGACAGTGGAAAGTGGTGGTACGATAAGAGTGTAGGCGTTGGAGATCTAGCGGACCCATCAGTCAACGCAGACATGCTCTCGCCAGCATTCTGGTTGGTCAGGGGCAGTGAAGTCAAGATCACGCGCAGTGATGACCCTCAGCACACCGCGTTGTTGCGGACCACAGGTGACTGTCTGACTGGAAAGACATTCCGCGCGAAAATCACCAGTTATGGTAACTTCAGAAATGGTAGAGTTTGGGCAAGCGATGACTGCCAGGGAAATTGCAAAGTTCGATATGGTGGCCAGTTTAAAAAAACCGGTGGATTCGCACAAGCTACATGCGATGGATCGATTCAAAAGGCAACACGAGTCGGTTTCTGGTGCGACTGGGGACATGGTGATGGAGCAGTGTTGATGATTGGTGGAGGAGGGAAAGATTGTCAACGGGCAGATCACGGGATCGCAATAACTGAAGCCAATCAGGCCTCTTTCTTCAGTGGGGAGGCGGGAGAAAATGATTTTGGTGATGGGAGGCCCGGCGCAAGAAGCAAGACCTACTCTTTGAACCTGTGGATAAATTAG
- the LOC141861123 gene encoding uncharacterized protein LOC141861123, whose product MAQYHLRSLPSRDYAAMHAGDELNENEEFHDSFDFPQETAPPGISSGNPSGQCSSPLARNRGPIDSQDDIAELTAAIAQAQAENDELERRAEVTKLKAELHALRKRNAHLQSQTARVEALSTVPTGRVAAREPSVTINQLRADPVLTERVSAEIDRLGLSSSDSEDEGVASNTKKHSRGKKLLSGKTAKLTSRVIVPQLWPHSYLSLAYVSKDRNYDELTLAEFAAGYASILQLKTLPPEERTARLDHFMVLMYLVTQFAWPAVREFHAAVLFEIECGRARWGDSFAHLESRLLRATGKPVSNTSPLRQSNAVLFCRDFQTGKCTHTKDHYGMIRNERKWLQHICAKCWTSSRTIARHTEFSENCPGLSASTLRAPLELPTSTST is encoded by the coding sequence ATGGCGCAGTATCATTTAAGATCGCTTCCTTCTCGTGATTATGCGGCTATGCATGCAGGCGACGAGTTGAATGAGAACGAAGAATTCCATGACAGTTTTGACTTCCCGCAAGAAACGGCGCCGCCCGGTATTAGCTCTGGAAATCCTTCTGGTCAGTGTTCGTCTCCTCTCGCTCGGAACAGAGGACCAATCGATTCACAAGACGACATCGCTGAGTTAACCGCAGCAATTGCTCAGGCTCAGGCGGAGAACGACGAGTTAGAACGCCGTGCAGAGGTGACAAAGTTGAAGGCCGAGCTTCACGCCTTGCGTAAGAGGAACGCCCATTTACAGAGTCAAACTGCTCGTGTCGAAGCACTTTCCACTGTTCCAACTGGACGTGTAGCTGCTAGGGAGCCCTCCGTGACCATTAATCAACTTCGTGCTGATCCAGTTTTGACCGAGAGGGTTTCCGCTGAAATTGATCGGCTTGGGCTCTCCTCGAGCGATTCGGAAGACGAGGGAGTCGCGTCCAACACCAAGAAACACTCCCGAGGTAAGAAATTGCTGTCTGGAAAGACTGCCAAACTTACTAGTCGAGTGATCGTTCCGCAGTTATGGCCTCATAGCTACCTCAGTCTTGCGTATGTGTCAAAAGATCGTAATTACGACGAGCTAACCCTCGCCGAATTCGCCGCCGGGTACGCCTCTATTTTGCAGTTAAAAACCCTTCCCCCTGAAGAACGAACTGCACGTCTCGATCATTTCATGGTTTTGATGTACCTTGTCACTCAGTTCGCCTGGCCCGCCGTACGAGAATTTCACGCCgctgttttgtttgaaattgagTGTGGTCGTGCTCGTTGGGGCGACTCATTCGCTCACTTGGAATCTCGACTCCTGCGTGCTACGGGAAAACCTGTCAGCAATACCAGCCCTCTTCGTCAGTCCAATGCCGTGTTATTTTGTCGTGATTTTCAAACCGGTAAATGTACGCACACTAAGGATCATTATGGGATGATTcgcaatgaaagaaaatggttgCAGCACATTTGTGCCAAGTGTTGGACTTCATCACGCACTATCGCCAGGCACACTGAGTTTTCCGAGAATTGCCCCGGACTTTCAGCTTCGACATTACGGGCGCCTTTGGAACTGCCTACTAGTACGTCCACCTGA